The Equus asinus isolate D_3611 breed Donkey chromosome 22, EquAss-T2T_v2, whole genome shotgun sequence genome has a segment encoding these proteins:
- the NABP2 gene encoding SOSS complex subunit B1 has translation MTTETFVKDIKPGLKNLNLIFIVLETGRVTKTKDGHEVRTCKVADKTGSINISVWDDVGNLIQPGDIIRLTKGYASVFKGCLTLYTGRGGDLQKIGEFCMVYSEVPNFSEPNPEYSAQQAPNKTVQNDSSPTAPQPTTGPPATSPASESQNGNGLSTPPGPGGGPHPPHTPSHPPSTRITRSQPNHTAAGPPGPSSNPVSNGKETRRSSKR, from the exons ATGACGACGGAGACCTTCGTGAAGGATATCAAGCCCGGGCTCAAGAATCTGAACCTCATCTTCATTGTGCTGGAGACAG GCCGAGTGACCAAGACAAAGGACGGACACGAGGTTCGGACCTGCAAAGTGGCAGACAAAACGGGCAGCATCAATATCTCCGTCTGGGACGACGTGGGCAACCTGATTCAGCCTGGGGACATTATCCGGCTCACCAAAGG GTACGCTTCAGTGTTCAAAGGTTGTCTGACACTGTACACTGGCCGTGGGGGCGATCTTCAGAAGATTGGAGA ATTCTGTATGGTTTATTCTGAGGTTCCTAACTTCAGTGAGCCAAACCCAGAGTACAGTGCCCAACAGGCACCCAACAAGACG GTGCAGAATGACAGCAGCCCCACAGCTCCCCAGCCTACCACTGGACCCCCTGCCACTTCTCCAG CCTCTGAGAGCCAGAATGGGAATGGACTGAGCACCCCACCAGGTCCTGGTGGTGGTCCGCACCCCCCTCACactccttcccacccccccagCACCCGAATTACCCGAAGCCAGCCCAACCACACGGCTGCTGGCCCTCCTGGCCCCTCGAGCAACCCTGTCAGTAACGGCAAAGAAACCCGGAGGAGCAGCAAAAGATAG